Proteins co-encoded in one Flavobacteriaceae bacterium MAR_2009_75 genomic window:
- a CDS encoding FlaA1/EpsC-like NDP-sugar epimerase, with the protein MIKDFLVNNAHRYASKWLVLFIDVCMIAISFVLSYIIRFNLTLDFEIDKLFIQLPIIALIAMASFVFTGSHKGVVRHTGVRDVYNIFNAICLSSILLISMVLFNRELGMFENFTVPLGIIIIHSLLSFVALTSSRYVFKSLYTNFMARDFKINKNVLIYGAGESGILTQNALVNHTKSKVRVVGYVDEDIKKVGKQINGVKVFHKDILTKDFFVKNSISEVIFSIQNIDPKDLKILVEGLVDFPVQVKIVPPVEQWINGELKVSQIKQIQIEDLLDRAPISIKNSKISDQVKNKVVLVTGGAGSIGSEIVRQVCTYNYKSLIIIDQAESALYDLQQELKQNGFHNFIPIVGDVRDKNRLNNLFQEHRPDIVFHAAAYKHVPLMEYNSYEAIKINIAGTKVVADLSMSHGVEKFILISTDKAVNPTNVMGATKRIAEMYVSCMQQHGKTKFITTRFGNVLGSNGSVIPLFKKQIDKGGPLTVTHADVTRFFMTIPEASQLVLEAGAMGDGGEIFIFDMGESVKIYDLAKNMIKLSGLKYPEDIDIKITGLRPGEKLYEELLANGENTMPTYHRKIMISRTRELDYTMVRSKIDELCVSNMFFNSSTIGLMKEIVPEFISSNSELCVLDKKEGKKVKTAQLKKVL; encoded by the coding sequence ATGATTAAAGATTTCTTGGTGAATAATGCACATCGATATGCTTCAAAATGGCTTGTTTTATTTATCGATGTATGTATGATAGCTATTTCTTTTGTGTTGTCATATATTATTAGATTTAATCTTACATTGGATTTTGAAATTGATAAACTATTTATCCAACTACCGATTATCGCTTTAATCGCAATGGCTTCTTTCGTGTTTACCGGTTCTCATAAGGGCGTGGTAAGACATACAGGGGTTAGAGATGTTTATAATATTTTCAATGCCATTTGTCTTTCGAGTATTCTCCTAATCTCTATGGTACTTTTCAACAGAGAATTGGGCATGTTTGAAAACTTTACCGTTCCACTTGGAATTATAATAATACATAGTCTATTGAGTTTTGTAGCTCTAACCAGTTCACGTTATGTGTTTAAGTCACTCTATACCAATTTTATGGCTCGTGACTTCAAAATCAATAAGAATGTTTTAATATATGGGGCCGGTGAATCGGGAATTTTAACTCAGAATGCACTGGTAAACCATACTAAAAGTAAGGTTCGTGTAGTGGGTTATGTCGATGAAGATATCAAGAAGGTAGGTAAGCAGATAAATGGGGTTAAAGTATTTCATAAGGATATTTTAACAAAAGATTTTTTTGTAAAAAATAGTATTTCTGAAGTAATTTTTTCTATTCAAAATATAGACCCCAAAGATTTGAAAATTTTAGTGGAGGGATTGGTTGATTTTCCGGTACAAGTTAAAATTGTTCCTCCAGTAGAACAATGGATTAATGGAGAATTAAAAGTCTCACAAATTAAACAAATCCAGATTGAAGACCTTTTAGATAGGGCCCCTATCAGTATTAAGAATTCTAAGATTTCTGATCAAGTTAAGAATAAGGTTGTTTTGGTTACTGGTGGTGCCGGTTCAATTGGTAGTGAAATTGTTCGTCAAGTATGTACGTACAATTATAAATCTTTAATCATAATAGATCAAGCAGAATCTGCTTTATACGATTTACAGCAGGAACTTAAGCAAAATGGTTTTCATAATTTCATCCCTATAGTGGGAGATGTGCGTGACAAAAACCGTCTTAACAATTTGTTTCAAGAACATCGTCCTGATATTGTGTTTCATGCAGCCGCCTATAAACATGTGCCTTTGATGGAGTACAACTCTTATGAGGCTATTAAAATAAATATTGCAGGTACTAAGGTGGTCGCTGATCTTTCAATGAGTCATGGTGTTGAGAAATTTATTCTAATCTCGACCGATAAGGCGGTGAACCCTACTAATGTAATGGGAGCTACAAAGCGTATTGCTGAGATGTATGTAAGTTGTATGCAACAACATGGAAAAACGAAATTTATCACAACCAGGTTCGGTAACGTGTTAGGTTCAAATGGTTCTGTAATTCCTTTGTTCAAAAAACAAATTGATAAAGGAGGCCCCTTAACCGTTACACATGCAGATGTAACTAGATTTTTTATGACTATCCCAGAAGCTTCCCAATTAGTATTGGAAGCAGGAGCTATGGGCGACGGCGGTGAGATATTTATATTTGATATGGGTGAATCAGTTAAAATATATGATTTGGCTAAAAATATGATTAAGCTATCAGGGTTAAAATATCCAGAGGACATTGACATTAAAATTACTGGATTGCGACCTGGAGAAAAGTTATATGAAGAACTGTTGGCCAATGGTGAAAATACTATGCCCACTTATCATAGAAAAATTATGATAAGTAGAACCAGGGAATTAGACTATACAATGGTGAGGTCTAAAATTGACGAACTATGTGTTTCCAATATGTTTTTTAATAGTAGTACAATCGGATTGATGAAAGAAATTGTACCTGAGTTTATTTCAAGTAATTCTGAACTATGTGTTCTAGATAAAAAGGAAGGTAAAAAAGTCAAAACGGCTCAATTGAAAAAAGTACTCTAA
- a CDS encoding polysaccharide export outer membrane protein produces the protein MFKFNTTRNHFYTILTLTALILTSCASRKEVVYFQNTGDFETLVDKNSFTPKFKVDDLVSIYVSTLDSEASAPFNLFRGGSEGGLRPEQVDYLIDKDGEIDFPVIGKLKIAGLSSEEVRVLLRDKLSDYLKEPIINIRLRNFSVTVLGEVNRPGTYPVNGERITVLEALGLAGDLTIKGIRENVMVIRDFDGTKVYTRVNLTNKDALSSPVYYLTQNDVVYVEPNNSAIKTSALDNRASIYVSVASLLITSTVLLITRN, from the coding sequence ATGTTTAAATTTAATACAACTCGAAATCACTTTTATACAATCTTAACTTTGACCGCACTTATTTTGACCTCCTGTGCATCAAGAAAGGAAGTCGTGTACTTTCAGAATACTGGAGATTTTGAAACTCTAGTTGATAAAAATAGTTTTACACCAAAATTTAAAGTAGATGACTTGGTGAGTATTTATGTCTCTACTCTAGATAGTGAGGCAAGTGCACCATTTAATTTATTTAGAGGTGGATCCGAAGGAGGATTAAGACCAGAACAAGTAGATTATTTGATAGATAAGGATGGGGAAATAGATTTTCCTGTTATAGGAAAATTGAAGATAGCAGGTTTATCCTCAGAGGAAGTAAGGGTGCTTTTAAGAGACAAGTTGTCCGACTATCTTAAAGAACCAATAATCAATATTCGATTGAGAAACTTTAGTGTAACTGTTTTGGGAGAGGTTAATAGACCTGGTACATATCCAGTTAACGGAGAAAGGATCACAGTATTAGAGGCTTTGGGTCTGGCTGGTGATTTGACTATCAAGGGGATTCGTGAAAATGTAATGGTAATCCGTGACTTTGATGGGACTAAAGTCTATACCCGAGTGAATTTAACCAATAAGGATGCCTTGAGCTCACCGGTTTATTATTTGACTCAAAATGACGTAGTATATGTTGAGCCAAATAACTCTGCAATAAAAACTTCGGCACTTGACAATAGAGCATCTATTTATGTTTCTGTAGCTTCATTACTTATCACTTCTACAGTATTATTAATTACAAGAAATTGA
- a CDS encoding PKD domain-containing protein, which yields MKKTYKLLFYFLQDTNHIRLPENFGYCAEFIKSFKPLFLFLLLSFIISPKNILAQLPDDFQRVELASGLANTTTMSIAPDGRIFLLDRYGEILIYKTSNQSLVSAGNIPVFHELEDGLLGIAFDPNFLVNNYIYLHYSPESSSVNRVSRFTMNGDVLDISSEVIVLDWPSQRATCCHSGGDMAFDSQGNLYIATGDNSQHTDYSALYENNIYWSAEKSSSNTNDLRGKILRITPQPNGTYTIPNGNLFPSGTSNTRPEIYVMGARNPYRMYVDKEDTDWIFWGDVGPDANNSGPEGPIGLDEMNLTKTAGNYGWPYFSGKNEAYQINYASPTYYNNPNSPKNISTWNTGVENLPVANPSWLEFKRENGNTWSIFSGPRYFYNQALDDQQRMPAEFDGLLFYYDFNTSKIWAVEMDSNGVVQSNEQLAPSVFAQSKDGFIDMEFGPDGHMYLLQYGAGCCPGNVGTGKLIRVDYTGVVSNSSPIVSISTDVTSGAIPLTVNFSSEGTTDPDGDSPLIYEWDFQSDDIVDSSQENTSHTFTVEGTYQARLRVRDGNGGLGVKVVTIYAGNNPATFSFNSPPDGGLVGWGDDIEIDLEVLDAQDGSTTNGGINCNDVKIVPSLGHLNHFHDDLTLNGCPQSTTLFYDGHDIYGGMDIYYVLGSNYTDSGNLTSFDQILLHPKKKEAEFFDSQNGTEIIENNDSAGGGTGVIRVDNNGFIVFEGRNLENITGVRYRVSSTAAGGSIELRNGSATGALIVTTDIPSTGGSNMWTDVESSFTDPGGKNDLYFVFKSSSGQSDIFNLNYIEFLGDGVSMDNSPPLVNEVVSNTSTQISVEFSEYVSQTSAENISNYSITNGVTVSSAILQSDKRTVLLTVSSISGGTIYELNISNVENEAGLKIVADSYELGTINPIRINTGGPQLIINGEIYEEDQYFSGGNTYSRNIDIEGTDNDEIYVTERFGDMSYEIPVEGNGTFDVRLHFAELYHGVGSTPGGVGNRIFNVQIEGAQVLSNFDIAAEAGVATVLIKDVNDVKVSDGSVSISFESLEGDAKISAIEILDSSSFDAIPSIHIVSPAQNSEVNSTFNVAFAISDWEIGRDNTHVHYYVDDVMIGPYYSYDPITIEDLSLGSHTIKIELFNPDHTGTGVFDEITVNVIEELSCNETDFPESWTVHELEENEYVAVYTFANYDLDGDGLKDIVTGGWWYKNPGSASGDWQKNIIGEGFGNVAHVYDFDNDGDMDLLGTTLGPSPDVYESVQLVWAQNDGKGNFTVFNNIPAGDSTYHEPFVAGLAGGIFDVNGPYQMAINWNGGESTGSPVQMLTPPAKNNITTETWSLVDISDDSSGEDIQAGDIDGDGDLDLFQGVNWLRNNGNGDWETFNTGITYPTTVDRSQLADFDRDGDLDAVVGQLGSAGSLELSWFDTPSDPTDPWIRNVISTNVRGSLSVFAIDIDFDGDKDIVVGEWKGAKRLLAFENDLCNSGEFVQHVLDDGALGYEHHDGARVVDIDNDGDLDVVSNGWTVDFIPRIYENTTSLPNTYRPIASAGVNQIITLPDNSVTINGSGNDPNGEIQSYLWTKENGPDGITMNGETTATLVLENLVEGSYIFRLSVTDEEGYIAFDEVTITVNEATGTGNTKAPIVNAGEDTVINLPQNSITLNGSGSDPDGGEVSFTWIQVNGPSATLSGDNTSELSISEMAAGVYEFTLTVTDDEGETASDQVKVTVIPENGLLAVAEASPVEGDVPLEVTFTGSNSVGEVTSQIWDFKDGTTSTEIDPVHTFINTGTYEVELTVTDNGGNQNTSSVTIIVLEVGEGQKMGIVVEKNPVTNGTAVFRLINQPEDMIMTGINLHDQQGKMISSYSTEDIVTVGDSYQISVDTLPDGLYFIRILMSQGDVVTLKLLINN from the coding sequence ATGAAAAAAACTTATAAGTTGCTATTCTACTTTCTTCAAGATACAAATCACATTAGATTACCAGAAAACTTCGGGTATTGCGCAGAGTTTATAAAAAGTTTCAAGCCTCTTTTCTTATTTTTGTTATTATCTTTTATTATATCACCGAAAAATATTTTGGCGCAATTGCCTGATGATTTTCAACGTGTAGAGTTAGCATCTGGTTTGGCAAATACTACAACAATGTCAATCGCACCTGATGGTAGAATTTTTTTGTTGGATAGATACGGTGAAATATTAATTTACAAAACTTCAAATCAGAGCTTAGTTTCAGCGGGTAATATACCTGTTTTTCATGAACTTGAAGATGGTTTGTTGGGTATTGCTTTCGACCCTAATTTCTTAGTTAATAATTATATTTACCTGCATTATTCTCCCGAATCATCCTCGGTCAATCGAGTTTCAAGATTTACAATGAATGGTGATGTGTTGGATATTAGCTCGGAAGTTATCGTTTTAGATTGGCCTAGCCAACGAGCAACTTGTTGCCACAGTGGGGGCGATATGGCTTTTGATTCTCAAGGAAATTTATACATCGCAACAGGTGACAATTCGCAACACACTGACTATTCTGCATTATATGAAAACAATATTTATTGGAGCGCTGAAAAGTCATCTTCAAACACAAATGATTTAAGAGGGAAAATATTGAGAATAACTCCACAGCCAAATGGAACATACACTATTCCAAATGGGAATTTATTTCCATCAGGAACAAGTAATACACGTCCCGAAATTTATGTCATGGGAGCACGTAACCCATATAGAATGTATGTTGATAAAGAAGATACTGACTGGATCTTTTGGGGTGATGTAGGACCCGATGCTAATAATTCTGGGCCAGAAGGCCCGATAGGGTTAGACGAAATGAATTTGACAAAAACAGCGGGGAACTATGGCTGGCCCTATTTCTCTGGTAAGAATGAGGCCTACCAAATAAATTATGCTTCACCGACTTATTATAATAACCCAAATTCTCCTAAGAATATTTCAACATGGAATACGGGAGTTGAGAACTTGCCGGTAGCCAATCCATCATGGCTTGAATTTAAACGTGAAAATGGTAATACATGGTCAATTTTTTCGGGTCCCCGTTATTTTTATAACCAGGCTTTAGATGACCAACAACGGATGCCTGCCGAGTTTGATGGCTTGCTTTTCTATTACGATTTTAATACAAGTAAAATTTGGGCGGTCGAGATGGATTCTAATGGGGTTGTTCAGTCTAATGAACAATTGGCCCCTTCGGTATTTGCCCAATCCAAAGATGGGTTTATAGATATGGAGTTTGGCCCCGATGGTCATATGTATCTATTGCAATATGGAGCAGGATGTTGCCCTGGTAATGTGGGTACTGGTAAGTTGATACGTGTTGACTACACTGGGGTAGTTTCTAATTCCTCACCTATTGTTTCGATAAGTACTGATGTTACTAGTGGGGCTATACCGCTTACAGTTAATTTTTCTTCAGAAGGAACAACTGATCCTGATGGTGATTCCCCTTTAATATATGAATGGGATTTTCAGTCAGATGACATTGTCGATTCAAGCCAAGAAAATACGAGTCACACTTTTACTGTGGAGGGAACATATCAAGCGAGACTTAGGGTCAGAGACGGTAATGGTGGTCTTGGCGTTAAAGTGGTGACGATATACGCTGGCAATAACCCTGCGACTTTTTCTTTTAATTCTCCACCGGATGGAGGGTTAGTCGGTTGGGGAGACGACATTGAAATTGATTTAGAGGTTTTAGATGCGCAAGATGGAAGTACTACTAATGGTGGCATTAATTGTAATGATGTTAAGATAGTACCTTCTTTGGGACACTTGAATCACTTTCATGATGATTTAACATTGAATGGGTGCCCTCAATCAACAACGCTGTTTTATGATGGTCATGATATTTACGGAGGCATGGATATTTATTATGTTTTGGGGTCAAACTACACAGATTCCGGTAACCTGACTTCTTTTGATCAAATTTTATTACACCCAAAAAAGAAAGAGGCGGAGTTTTTTGACAGTCAAAATGGTACAGAAATAATTGAGAACAACGACTCTGCTGGGGGCGGTACAGGTGTTATTAGGGTAGACAATAATGGCTTTATCGTTTTTGAGGGACGTAATCTTGAAAATATTACTGGGGTAAGATATAGAGTTTCCTCAACTGCGGCCGGAGGTTCAATTGAGCTTAGAAATGGTTCTGCTACTGGAGCTTTAATAGTAACAACCGACATTCCATCAACTGGTGGTAGTAATATGTGGACTGATGTCGAGTCTTCTTTTACTGATCCAGGAGGTAAAAATGATTTGTACTTTGTTTTTAAAAGTAGCTCAGGCCAATCAGATATATTCAATTTAAATTATATTGAATTTCTAGGAGATGGAGTATCAATGGATAATTCTCCTCCTTTGGTAAATGAAGTTGTTTCTAATACATCTACTCAGATAAGCGTTGAGTTTTCCGAATATGTCTCACAAACTAGTGCCGAGAATATTTCTAACTATTCCATTACCAATGGTGTCACAGTTTCCTCGGCTATTTTGCAATCAGACAAGAGAACGGTTCTGTTAACTGTTTCGTCAATATCAGGTGGAACTATTTATGAATTAAACATTAGTAATGTTGAGAATGAGGCTGGCCTAAAGATTGTAGCGGATAGTTACGAGTTGGGAACCATAAATCCGATAAGAATTAATACTGGGGGTCCTCAACTTATAATAAATGGAGAAATTTATGAGGAAGATCAATATTTTTCCGGGGGCAATACCTATTCTAGAAATATTGATATTGAAGGGACCGATAATGATGAAATTTACGTTACCGAGAGATTTGGGGATATGTCTTATGAGATTCCTGTAGAAGGGAATGGAACATTTGATGTAAGATTACATTTTGCAGAGTTATATCATGGTGTGGGAAGTACACCTGGAGGTGTAGGAAATCGAATTTTTAATGTGCAGATTGAAGGTGCTCAAGTCCTTTCAAATTTTGATATTGCTGCCGAAGCAGGTGTAGCAACAGTTTTAATAAAGGATGTAAATGATGTAAAGGTATCGGATGGTAGCGTGTCAATATCTTTTGAATCATTGGAAGGCGATGCTAAAATCTCCGCTATAGAAATACTGGATTCAAGTAGTTTTGATGCGATTCCATCAATTCATATTGTTTCGCCCGCACAGAATTCAGAAGTCAACTCCACTTTTAATGTGGCTTTTGCCATTAGCGACTGGGAAATAGGTCGAGATAATACCCATGTACATTATTATGTAGATGATGTAATGATTGGACCTTACTATAGTTATGATCCAATAACTATTGAAGATTTAAGCTTAGGAAGTCATACCATTAAAATAGAGCTATTTAATCCTGATCACACTGGTACCGGAGTTTTTGATGAAATTACTGTAAATGTAATAGAAGAATTGAGCTGTAACGAAACTGATTTTCCAGAATCTTGGACGGTTCATGAACTTGAAGAAAATGAATATGTTGCAGTATATACTTTTGCAAATTACGATTTAGATGGTGATGGTTTGAAAGATATTGTAACAGGCGGATGGTGGTACAAAAACCCTGGTTCGGCCTCAGGAGATTGGCAAAAGAATATAATTGGTGAAGGTTTTGGTAATGTGGCCCATGTTTATGATTTTGATAATGATGGCGACATGGATTTGTTAGGAACAACATTAGGTCCATCTCCCGATGTATACGAGAGTGTACAGTTAGTTTGGGCGCAAAATGATGGTAAAGGTAATTTTACTGTGTTCAACAACATTCCTGCAGGAGATTCTACTTATCATGAGCCTTTCGTTGCTGGACTTGCTGGGGGTATTTTTGATGTAAATGGTCCATATCAAATGGCAATCAATTGGAACGGGGGTGAATCTACAGGTTCGCCCGTACAAATGTTAACGCCACCTGCCAAAAACAACATCACAACAGAAACGTGGAGTTTGGTTGATATTAGTGATGATAGTTCTGGTGAGGATATTCAGGCTGGTGATATTGACGGTGATGGAGATTTAGACCTCTTTCAAGGTGTCAACTGGTTGCGAAATAATGGAAACGGAGATTGGGAAACTTTTAACACAGGTATAACCTATCCAACAACGGTCGATAGATCCCAATTAGCGGATTTTGATAGAGACGGAGATCTTGATGCGGTTGTTGGCCAATTAGGATCAGCAGGTAGTTTAGAGCTCTCGTGGTTTGATACCCCTTCCGACCCTACTGACCCCTGGATAAGAAATGTTATAAGTACTAATGTTAGGGGGAGTTTGAGCGTTTTTGCAATTGATATAGACTTTGATGGAGATAAAGATATTGTAGTAGGAGAATGGAAAGGAGCCAAACGTCTCCTAGCTTTCGAAAATGATTTATGTAATTCTGGAGAGTTCGTTCAACATGTTCTCGATGATGGTGCGTTAGGGTACGAACATCATGATGGAGCACGTGTTGTCGATATTGATAATGATGGCGATTTAGATGTGGTATCTAATGGTTGGACTGTTGACTTTATTCCAAGAATTTACGAAAACACCACTTCTCTACCTAATACGTATCGCCCAATAGCTAGTGCTGGTGTCAATCAAATAATTACGCTACCAGATAATAGCGTCACTATTAATGGTTCCGGAAACGACCCGAATGGTGAAATACAATCATATCTATGGACAAAGGAAAATGGTCCTGACGGAATCACAATGAATGGCGAAACAACCGCTACTCTAGTTCTTGAAAATTTGGTTGAAGGTTCATATATATTTAGGTTATCCGTAACTGATGAAGAAGGCTATATTGCTTTTGATGAAGTTACTATAACCGTTAATGAGGCCACAGGTACAGGTAACACTAAAGCTCCTATCGTTAATGCTGGTGAAGATACAGTAATTAATTTACCACAAAACAGTATAACGCTCAACGGCTCAGGGTCAGACCCTGATGGTGGAGAAGTGTCATTTACTTGGATTCAGGTAAATGGGCCTTCAGCTACTCTTAGTGGAGATAACACTTCAGAATTATCGATAAGTGAAATGGCGGCCGGGGTATATGAATTTACTTTAACGGTTACCGATGATGAAGGTGAAACTGCTTCCGATCAAGTAAAAGTTACGGTTATTCCAGAAAATGGTCTTTTGGCCGTAGCCGAAGCTTCTCCGGTGGAGGGTGATGTACCCCTTGAGGTGACGTTTACCGGAAGCAATTCCGTTGGAGAGGTTACCTCCCAGATATGGGACTTTAAAGATGGAACAACTTCCACTGAGATAGATCCAGTACACACTTTTATAAATACAGGTACTTACGAAGTTGAATTAACGGTAACCGATAACGGAGGTAACCAAAACACTTCTTCAGTAACCATTATAGTGCTAGAAGTTGGAGAGGGTCAGAAAATGGGTATCGTAGTAGAGAAAAATCCGGTGACCAATGGTACCGCGGTATTTAGATTGATAAATCAGCCAGAAGATATGATTATGACAGGTATCAACTTACATGATCAGCAAGGTAAAATGATAAGTTCTTATAGTACCGAGGATATTGTAACCGTGGGTGATTCATATCAAATCTCAGTTGACACTTTGCCTGATGGTTTGTATTTTATTAGAATTTTAATGAGTCAGGGCGACGTTGTTACATTAAAGCTGTTAATCAATAACTAG
- a CDS encoding capsular exopolysaccharide synthesis family protein, whose protein sequence is MSENSQEAALNGGNLKDSISAYTKHWKWFVFSIFIAYLTAFVYIRYATPKYAVQTQIQILEEKTSGSELDVFQDISILGGGKNKVEDELRIVNSRSNFIAVVRELNLNTKILVQGNIKETELYKNPPVNLSFIAADSTVNRSNFEFFITISSSTTFGYSEEEDKPMEVYAFGKNIPTPLGDIVVTPNVGVFEKYKEEKLRVSVRPIEEVAQEYRTKILVTNPGEFSNIVNLSLEDPIKEKATNILDALVRVYNQNAIQDKQIIADRTSNFIDERISNIASDLSSVDQSAQDFKTEKGVTDIQAEANVNLNVGVANQQELANARNQLNMAASMQEIVQQQGSFEVLPTNLGLSDPTISSTTDRYNQLVLERRRLLKSSNEKNPVIVNLDQQIEGLKRSMQSSLSSTVNNLGMTVNSLSGQQARFNSKIYSSPANERALRDITRQQQTTESLYLYLLQKREEAQITAASSSPKSKVIDRAYSLSPLPVSPKKTLIYLASFILGLSIPFSIIYIKDLVDNKVHNMNSLENLVRDIPILGELPKLSKKDDRVVVKEDRSILAESLRIIRTNLDYIIKTKKSANDRGNIIFVTSSVPGEGKTFLSTNLSMITASTNKKVLLIGADIRNPKLYTFFTGNNVDKMSKPSRNKDAGLTEYLYDNTLEVKDIVNPMLVHQNTIDVIYSGRIPPNPAELLMSPRMKDLFNEVADNYNYIIVDTAPLMVVTDTLLISEYANLLIYVTRAGVTETRAIDYPIKLQQEGKIKGLSFVVNDVETSNLGYGGKYGYGYGKTQKKWWKF, encoded by the coding sequence ATGAGTGAAAATTCCCAAGAAGCAGCATTAAATGGGGGCAATTTAAAAGATTCTATTAGTGCCTATACAAAACACTGGAAGTGGTTCGTTTTTTCTATATTCATAGCTTATTTAACGGCATTTGTATACATTAGATATGCAACGCCGAAATATGCCGTGCAAACTCAAATCCAAATTCTAGAGGAAAAGACCTCTGGATCGGAGCTTGATGTCTTTCAAGATATCTCTATTTTGGGAGGGGGGAAAAATAAGGTTGAAGATGAGCTTCGTATAGTGAATTCTCGCTCTAATTTTATAGCTGTAGTTAGGGAACTGAACCTTAATACTAAAATTTTGGTTCAGGGTAATATAAAAGAAACCGAATTATACAAAAATCCTCCTGTTAATTTAAGTTTCATAGCTGCAGACTCTACGGTTAATAGATCCAATTTTGAATTTTTCATAACTATTTCATCTTCTACAACATTTGGTTACTCGGAAGAAGAGGATAAACCTATGGAAGTTTACGCTTTTGGTAAAAATATACCAACTCCCTTAGGTGATATTGTTGTAACTCCCAACGTAGGGGTCTTTGAAAAGTATAAAGAGGAAAAATTGAGGGTTTCCGTAAGGCCCATTGAAGAGGTAGCTCAAGAATATAGAACAAAAATATTGGTTACGAACCCTGGGGAGTTCTCAAATATTGTTAATTTAAGTTTAGAGGACCCTATCAAGGAAAAGGCTACGAATATTTTAGATGCTTTGGTTCGAGTTTATAATCAGAATGCCATTCAGGACAAGCAAATAATTGCAGATAGAACTTCTAATTTTATAGATGAAAGAATTTCAAATATAGCTTCAGACTTATCTAGTGTTGATCAGTCGGCTCAAGATTTCAAAACGGAAAAGGGAGTTACCGATATTCAAGCTGAGGCTAACGTAAATTTAAATGTGGGTGTAGCTAATCAACAAGAATTGGCAAATGCGAGAAATCAGTTGAACATGGCTGCATCTATGCAAGAGATTGTGCAGCAACAAGGTAGTTTTGAAGTTTTGCCCACAAATTTAGGTCTTTCTGACCCTACTATTTCTAGTACAACCGATAGGTATAACCAACTCGTTTTAGAAAGACGGCGGTTGCTTAAAAGCTCAAACGAAAAGAATCCGGTTATTGTTAACCTTGATCAACAGATAGAAGGGTTGAAAAGGAGTATGCAGTCTAGTTTGAGTAGCACCGTAAATAATCTCGGCATGACTGTAAACTCTCTAAGTGGGCAACAAGCAAGGTTTAATTCAAAAATATATTCTTCTCCCGCAAATGAAAGAGCTCTTCGCGATATAACCCGACAACAGCAAACTACAGAATCTTTATATCTTTATTTGCTTCAAAAGAGAGAGGAAGCACAGATTACTGCGGCATCAAGTTCACCTAAGTCTAAGGTCATTGATAGGGCATATAGTTTAAGTCCATTACCAGTCTCACCAAAAAAAACTCTAATTTACTTGGCTTCATTTATATTGGGCCTTTCAATTCCCTTTTCTATTATTTATATTAAAGACTTAGTGGATAACAAGGTTCATAATATGAATTCCCTAGAGAATTTAGTTAGAGATATTCCTATATTAGGCGAATTACCAAAATTATCCAAAAAAGATGATAGGGTAGTTGTTAAAGAAGACCGTTCAATTTTAGCAGAATCTTTGCGTATTATTAGAACTAACTTGGATTATATTATTAAAACTAAAAAATCTGCTAATGACAGAGGAAATATTATATTCGTGACGTCAAGCGTTCCTGGCGAAGGAAAAACCTTTCTTTCTACTAATTTATCGATGATTACAGCTAGTACAAATAAAAAAGTGTTATTAATAGGAGCTGATATTCGAAACCCTAAACTATACACGTTTTTTACTGGTAATAATGTAGATAAAATGTCAAAGCCTAGTAGAAACAAAGATGCAGGTCTTACAGAATACTTGTACGATAATACTCTTGAAGTTAAAGATATCGTAAACCCTATGTTGGTTCATCAAAATACAATTGATGTCATTTATTCTGGTAGAATTCCTCCGAATCCGGCAGAGCTACTTATGAGTCCGAGGATGAAAGACCTCTTTAATGAAGTTGCTGACAATTATAATTATATTATCGTTGATACCGCTCCTTTAATGGTAGTTACTGACACACTTCTTATTAGTGAATATGCTAACTTATTAATCTATGTTACAAGAGCTGGAGTAACTGAAACACGAGCTATAGATTACCCAATTAAACTTCAACAAGAAGGTAAGATAAAAGGATTGTCTTTTGTTGTGAACGATGTTGAAACATCTAATCTTGGTTATGGTGGTAAATATGGTTATGGCTATGGCAAGACTCAAAAAAAATGGTGGAAGTTTTAA